The genome window GTGTGCAATCTCAGCACAATAGGTTCTGAAATCACAATTAACCCGTTAGAGATAACCCAAATCGGATCCTTTAGTCTACTATGAAGATTAACAAACATTGTACCTGTTATGCATCATAAGAACTTCAAGCTCTTTAGCATTGTGCACAACAAACTTCTTGAAACCGTTTGGCAAGTAGTGTCGGGTTTTCTTGTCTGACCCGTATCCGATATTGGGCATAAGAGTCACACCCTTAAACTTTCTCCTCACACGGGAATCAATACCCTTCGGCCTGCGCCAGTTTTCCTGTCAAACAATAATCGAAACGTTAAATAAAACATGCGGTAAAACCGTAAAAGTGAAAACACGTTAACATCCGGGATGAAGATGAGATACCTTGACACATATTTTCCAATCACTTTGTGGCCTCTTGAAC of Helianthus annuus cultivar XRQ/B chromosome 1, HanXRQr2.0-SUNRISE, whole genome shotgun sequence contains these proteins:
- the LOC110935514 gene encoding 60S ribosomal protein L32-1, encoding MAVPKLDKKIIKKRVKKFKRPQSDWKICVKENWRRPKGIDSRVRRKFKGVTLMPNIGYGSDKKTRHYLPNGFKKFVVHNAKELEVLMMHNRTYCAEIAHNVSTRKRKEIVERAAQLDVVVTNKLARLRSQEDE